The following proteins come from a genomic window of Galactobacillus timonensis:
- the rplA gene encoding 50S ribosomal protein L1, with protein MAGKKYKAALAQVDRTKTYPYAEAVALAKKTSTTKFDSSIEACFNLNIDPRQADQNIRGAMVLPNGTGRSQKVLVIADGAKAEEAKAAGADFVGADDMLEQIKNGWLGFDVIVATPNMMGKLGRFGKLLGPKGLMPNPKTGTVTMNIAQAVEEIKKGKVEYRTDKDGNVNVMIGKASFSEEALAENFKALYDQIAKVRPASVKGNYMNSVTVASTMGPGVKVTIA; from the coding sequence ATGGCTGGAAAGAAGTATAAGGCTGCGCTCGCCCAGGTCGATCGCACAAAGACATACCCGTATGCAGAGGCAGTTGCCCTCGCTAAGAAGACGAGCACGACGAAGTTTGATTCTTCGATTGAGGCTTGCTTCAATCTGAACATTGATCCGCGTCAGGCAGATCAGAATATCCGTGGCGCTATGGTTCTTCCCAATGGCACCGGCCGTTCGCAGAAGGTTCTGGTTATTGCGGATGGTGCCAAGGCTGAGGAAGCCAAGGCTGCAGGTGCTGATTTCGTCGGTGCCGATGATATGCTCGAGCAGATCAAGAATGGCTGGCTGGGCTTCGATGTTATCGTTGCGACGCCGAACATGATGGGCAAGCTTGGCCGTTTCGGTAAGCTGCTTGGTCCGAAGGGCCTGATGCCGAACCCTAAGACGGGTACGGTTACGATGAACATTGCGCAGGCTGTTGAAGAGATCAAGAAGGGCAAGGTTGAGTATCGTACGGATAAGGATGGCAACGTCAACGTTATGATTGGCAAGGCTTCCTTCTCGGAAGAGGCTCTGGCTGAGAACTTCAAGGCTCTCTATGATCAGATTGCCAAGGTTCGTCCGGCTTCGGTCAAGGGCAACTACATGAACTCGGTTACTGTCGCTTCGACGATGGGCCCGGGCGTCAAGGTTACGATTGCGTAA
- the hypB gene encoding hydrogenase nickel incorporation protein HypB, which produces MADWQVKVLEVKESVLADNDSDANVLRQENRERGICYYNLMSSPGAGKTTFLKGTIRRLKDTVRFGVMEADIDSDVDAQTIARLGVPAVQVHTGGMCHLDADMSRQGLRELPLSSLDLVILENVGNLVCPAEFDTGAWKNIVLLSVPEGDDKPLKYPLMFEKADVVVITKIDALEAFDFDCERVKHNIALRNPSVPVFFVSSVSGEGMDAWCTWLKNDLNAWKEAAHV; this is translated from the coding sequence ATGGCCGATTGGCAGGTAAAGGTACTGGAGGTAAAAGAATCGGTGCTTGCGGATAATGATTCGGATGCGAATGTGCTGCGTCAGGAAAACCGTGAACGGGGCATCTGTTACTACAACCTCATGTCTTCGCCGGGGGCGGGTAAGACGACATTTCTGAAGGGGACGATCAGGCGTTTGAAGGATACGGTCCGCTTCGGTGTGATGGAAGCCGATATTGATTCGGATGTTGATGCGCAGACGATTGCGCGGCTCGGGGTTCCGGCGGTTCAGGTTCATACGGGAGGAATGTGCCATCTCGATGCGGATATGTCGCGGCAGGGTCTGCGCGAACTTCCGCTTTCTTCACTGGATCTTGTGATTCTGGAGAACGTTGGCAATCTTGTGTGCCCCGCCGAATTTGATACCGGTGCATGGAAGAATATCGTTCTGCTGTCGGTGCCGGAAGGTGACGATAAGCCGCTCAAATATCCGCTGATGTTTGAAAAGGCGGATGTCGTCGTGATTACGAAGATCGATGCGCTGGAGGCGTTTGACTTTGACTGTGAGCGTGTGAAGCATAATATTGCGCTGCGCAATCCCAGTGTTCCTGTCTTCTTTGTGTCGTCGGTGAGCGGCGAAGGCATGGACGCATGGTGCACATGGCTCAAAAACGATCTCAACGCATGGAAGGAGGCGGCACATGTCTGA
- a CDS encoding InlB B-repeat-containing protein: MQKQNQQLHRMRGGGTVEKPQSEVTSNGADDDPDPTASASTDPLPSLTASNDGAESEETTNNNAPVLEPDTTPEPSAETSTSTDNAPIVKAMAPAMNAPMNAPASQSLFMIGSDGYDTLEEALKAADNMPGDITITLTTDLKINKDHTIEYRAPNGAIYTKIEKVNASYTISQKKEGTVILDLDGHKLQGYFDINLSSPIQMIIKNGLLQGGHYYAYDDGSDQINYDFDVTSSDASIVFQDLELDNIWSGYSAEADPTAPYVFQLLRCRNDKLVNDDSFAENAHSLTFGSRVKKCKVLIKDSRLYKLMSAEIWWQQTGPSEQHTSVILDNSVVSGAGDDSDYNPSPVFNVSTGGLLDQYNAMAYDSDDSNLHEFRMAHEDMWSDLINEFNPPAYVANQTVRWTTAEQLESEEEANPYDLGMEAVMMVPTTTVKVGVIFEDGHEQDYPDLGLACTVKTKPVLVSTPAEEQSNKDTYYEETRKLASIRNYDYDTGTVSYSPYDPYFYVPSKFYNMQGNDPANDMTVDAGATVVEYKYQDGTIATSSENGIFSPAALSPTEGNDASSSTDKPSFQEVYDLEWNDPNHSLVTLDDRTQFYDYRLKAVRKKYEVVFNANKGNDAPASETLRYFEDSIKNPEITDMKRDGYTFTGWYLDSAATK; the protein is encoded by the coding sequence ATGCAGAAACAGAACCAACAGCTTCACCGGATGCGGGGGGGGGGTACCGTTGAGAAACCTCAGTCAGAAGTAACAAGCAATGGCGCTGATGACGATCCAGATCCGACTGCATCAGCAAGCACAGATCCATTACCATCCCTCACAGCATCAAATGATGGAGCAGAATCGGAAGAAACTACCAACAATAATGCACCGGTATTAGAACCAGATACAACGCCTGAGCCATCAGCTGAGACGTCAACAAGCACAGATAATGCTCCGATCGTAAAGGCAATGGCACCGGCAATGAACGCTCCTATGAACGCACCAGCAAGTCAATCCCTTTTTATGATAGGATCGGATGGCTATGATACATTGGAAGAAGCATTAAAGGCTGCTGATAACATGCCTGGGGACATTACGATTACTCTTACCACGGATCTAAAAATCAATAAGGACCATACGATTGAGTACAGAGCCCCAAATGGCGCAATTTATACAAAAATAGAAAAGGTCAATGCTAGCTATACGATTAGCCAAAAGAAGGAAGGGACAGTCATACTTGACCTTGATGGACATAAGTTGCAAGGCTATTTTGATATTAACCTTTCTTCCCCTATACAAATGATCATTAAGAATGGACTGTTGCAGGGTGGACATTACTACGCTTATGATGATGGTTCAGATCAAATTAATTACGACTTTGATGTAACCTCCAGTGACGCTTCGATCGTTTTTCAGGATCTCGAGCTCGATAATATCTGGTCGGGTTATTCTGCAGAAGCTGATCCTACCGCGCCATATGTCTTTCAGCTTCTTCGCTGCCGGAACGATAAACTGGTAAATGATGATAGCTTTGCAGAAAATGCGCATTCTCTGACATTCGGAAGCCGTGTAAAAAAATGCAAGGTGCTGATAAAGGATAGTCGCCTGTATAAGCTGATGAGCGCTGAAATTTGGTGGCAACAAACCGGACCTTCTGAACAACATACGTCAGTTATATTGGATAATTCCGTCGTGAGTGGTGCAGGCGATGATAGTGACTACAATCCATCCCCGGTTTTCAACGTATCAACAGGCGGGTTGCTGGATCAATATAATGCGATGGCTTATGACAGCGATGACTCCAACCTTCACGAATTTCGAATGGCGCATGAAGATATGTGGTCTGACCTTATTAATGAGTTTAATCCGCCTGCTTATGTAGCTAATCAGACAGTTCGCTGGACAACGGCTGAACAGCTGGAGTCCGAAGAAGAAGCAAATCCTTATGACCTCGGTATGGAAGCAGTCATGATGGTTCCGACAACTACAGTCAAGGTCGGTGTAATCTTCGAAGATGGGCATGAACAGGATTATCCGGATCTTGGGTTGGCATGTACAGTAAAAACGAAACCAGTCCTTGTTTCAACGCCAGCCGAAGAACAGTCTAATAAGGATACTTATTATGAAGAAACCCGGAAGTTAGCAAGTATCAGGAACTATGATTACGATACTGGCACGGTCTCTTACTCGCCCTATGATCCTTATTTCTATGTCCCCTCGAAGTTCTACAACATGCAAGGTAATGATCCGGCGAATGATATGACCGTCGATGCTGGTGCTACAGTTGTGGAATATAAGTATCAAGATGGTACAATTGCAACCTCATCAGAAAATGGCATTTTCTCCCCGGCTGCATTATCGCCAACAGAAGGAAATGATGCATCAAGTTCTACAGATAAACCATCTTTTCAAGAAGTCTACGATCTGGAATGGAATGATCCCAACCACAGTTTGGTAACTTTGGATGATAGAACACAGTTCTATGACTACCGTTTGAAAGCGGTGCGTAAAAAGTATGAAGTCGTATTTAATGCGAATAAAGGAAATGATGCGCCTGCATCTGAGACACTGCGTTATTTTGAGGACTCGATAAAGAATCCTGAAATAACTGACATGAAACGTGATGGCTATACCTTCACTGGCTGGTATTTGGATTCGGCCGCAACGAAATAG
- a CDS encoding radical SAM protein, which translates to MSEIICHVCHRGCHLKEGQIGFCRARKNENGRNVCANYGRITSMAMDPIEKKPLRKFYPGRSILSVGSYGCNFACPFCQNYRISMSDADAVRWISVSPQELAVRARSILGNLGVAFTYNEPLISYEYIIDTARLLRPEYKIVLVSNGCVSKDVLDQLLPYIDAINIDLKGDEAFYRELGGSYALVKQTIASCVPRIHTEVTMLVIPGKNDNPAWIDAESTWLSQLSEDVVLHLSRYFPRYHYAIEATPRETILQLQQAAQKHLRNVYTGNM; encoded by the coding sequence ATGTCTGAAATTATCTGTCATGTTTGTCACCGGGGCTGTCATCTAAAAGAAGGCCAGATCGGGTTCTGCCGGGCGAGAAAAAATGAGAATGGCAGGAATGTATGTGCCAATTATGGACGGATTACATCGATGGCGATGGATCCAATTGAAAAAAAGCCGCTGCGGAAGTTTTATCCGGGGCGTTCCATTCTTTCCGTCGGATCCTATGGGTGTAATTTTGCCTGCCCTTTTTGCCAGAATTACAGGATCTCGATGAGCGATGCGGATGCGGTGCGCTGGATCTCTGTTTCGCCGCAGGAACTGGCGGTGCGGGCACGTTCGATCCTGGGAAATCTTGGCGTTGCCTTCACTTACAATGAACCTTTGATATCGTATGAATACATCATTGATACGGCGCGTCTGTTACGGCCGGAGTATAAGATCGTTCTCGTCAGTAATGGCTGTGTCTCAAAAGATGTTCTTGATCAGCTGCTTCCCTATATCGATGCCATCAACATTGATCTGAAAGGTGACGAGGCATTTTATCGGGAGCTTGGGGGAAGCTATGCGCTTGTGAAACAGACAATTGCGTCATGTGTACCGCGCATTCATACGGAAGTGACGATGCTGGTGATCCCGGGTAAAAATGATAATCCGGCCTGGATCGATGCGGAAAGTACGTGGCTTTCGCAGCTGTCGGAAGATGTGGTGCTGCATCTGTCGCGGTATTTTCCGCGCTATCATTATGCGATCGAAGCGACGCCGCGGGAAACGATTCTGCAGCTGCAGCAGGCGGCGCAGAAACATCTGCGAAATGTATATACTGGGAATATGTGA
- a CDS encoding SPFH domain-containing protein, with translation MGFIQAGISAISSTLSDSWKDYFYCDALGANTIAVKASHKTKGFGSHPKDNIITDGSIVAVADGQCAIITEQGQVVDICAQPGEYTWDSSASPSLFTGNLASSVKGVFSEIGKRFTFGGSAAQDQRVYYFNTKELPGLKYGTPNAVPFRVVDARAGIDIDIGVRCFGEYSIKVEDPILFYTNVCGNVSNAYTVDQLEDQLRSELLTALQPAFAAVSAKGVRYSEVPAHTTELADALNEQLSKKWKDLRGIVIVSFGISSISANEEDETMLKQMQRNAAYTNPALAAATLVGAQAQAMQDAAKNANGAVNGFMGVNMAQNAGGINVNNLYAQAADNSSSAQEWYCPKCGTKNTGNFCSHCGTKKPQM, from the coding sequence ATGGGATTCATTCAGGCAGGCATCAGTGCCATCAGTTCCACCCTTTCCGACTCCTGGAAAGATTACTTCTACTGCGACGCACTTGGCGCAAACACAATAGCCGTCAAGGCTTCGCATAAAACAAAAGGATTCGGATCCCATCCCAAAGACAACATCATCACCGACGGCTCCATCGTTGCCGTAGCAGACGGCCAATGTGCCATCATCACGGAACAGGGACAGGTCGTCGATATCTGTGCCCAGCCTGGGGAATATACCTGGGACTCCTCTGCTTCTCCGTCTCTTTTTACCGGCAATCTCGCCTCAAGTGTCAAGGGTGTATTCTCTGAGATTGGCAAACGCTTCACCTTCGGCGGCAGCGCGGCGCAGGATCAGCGCGTCTACTATTTCAATACCAAAGAACTTCCAGGTCTCAAATACGGTACACCGAATGCGGTCCCGTTCCGCGTTGTCGACGCCCGTGCCGGCATCGATATTGATATCGGTGTCCGGTGTTTTGGTGAATACAGCATTAAGGTAGAGGACCCCATCCTCTTCTATACCAACGTCTGCGGCAATGTTTCTAATGCCTATACCGTTGATCAGCTGGAGGATCAGCTGCGCAGCGAACTTCTCACTGCCCTGCAGCCTGCCTTTGCGGCTGTTTCCGCCAAAGGCGTTCGCTACAGCGAAGTGCCTGCTCATACAACAGAACTTGCGGACGCATTAAATGAGCAGCTCTCGAAAAAGTGGAAAGATCTGCGCGGAATCGTCATCGTCTCTTTCGGCATCTCATCGATCAGCGCCAACGAAGAAGATGAAACGATGCTCAAACAGATGCAGCGCAACGCCGCCTACACGAACCCTGCCCTTGCGGCAGCAACATTAGTCGGCGCCCAGGCACAGGCGATGCAGGATGCGGCCAAAAACGCCAATGGCGCCGTCAACGGATTCATGGGCGTAAACATGGCTCAGAATGCCGGCGGAATCAATGTCAATAACCTCTATGCCCAGGCCGCAGATAATTCCTCCAGTGCCCAGGAATGGTACTGCCCAAAGTGCGGCACAAAGAATACAGGCAACTTCTGCTCCCATTGCGGGACAAAGAAGCCGCAGATGTAA
- the amrA gene encoding AmmeMemoRadiSam system protein A has protein sequence MLAGAIMVPHPPVALPEVGHGREQQMQLTEEGYRAAAEFAAACHPDTLIILSPHAVMYRDWFNVSSGNRAYGDMGQFRAGNVAFDVPYDTEFINQLDHLMHTNHFPAGTDYDRDRMLDHGTMVPLYFLNREIGHQLPIVRIGLSGLSLVQHYRFGMYLRQVIDASEKQYFIVASGDLSHCQKEDGPYGYRPEGPQYDVRIMRTMASGNFGELLSYEPAFLSRAQECGHRSFTILAGALDRTAVECTRISHEAPFGVGYGICTYRPLCYDASRSFLEQYEAQEEKKNAKISSDPYAALARQTISLYVTTGKILSLPQSLPQELYSARHGVFVSIHEFGELRGCIGTIHPVQKNVGLEIIHNAISACARDPRFEPVTAQELPYLTVSVDELSEPETVALDYRFNVKKDGILVSKDSRRGVLLPDLEGVDTPQQQFSIACRKAGISPSEAGIVRQRFEVIRHV, from the coding sequence ATGCTTGCAGGAGCGATCATGGTACCGCATCCGCCAGTGGCGCTGCCGGAAGTTGGTCACGGGCGCGAACAACAGATGCAACTAACCGAGGAAGGCTATCGGGCGGCGGCTGAATTTGCGGCCGCATGCCATCCGGATACGCTGATCATTCTTTCGCCGCACGCTGTTATGTACCGGGACTGGTTCAATGTATCATCTGGAAATCGTGCCTATGGCGATATGGGCCAGTTTCGGGCTGGAAATGTAGCCTTTGATGTGCCTTATGATACGGAGTTTATCAATCAGCTCGATCATTTGATGCATACGAATCATTTTCCGGCTGGAACCGATTATGATCGGGATCGCATGCTGGATCATGGGACAATGGTGCCTTTGTATTTTCTAAATAGGGAAATTGGCCATCAGCTTCCAATTGTACGTATCGGTTTGAGCGGCCTTTCCCTTGTGCAGCACTATCGTTTCGGAATGTATCTGCGGCAGGTGATCGATGCGTCAGAAAAACAGTATTTCATCGTTGCCAGTGGCGATCTTTCGCATTGCCAGAAGGAAGATGGTCCCTACGGTTATCGTCCCGAAGGGCCGCAATACGATGTGCGTATCATGCGCACCATGGCATCCGGAAACTTTGGCGAGCTATTATCGTATGAACCGGCTTTTCTTTCCCGTGCGCAGGAATGCGGGCATCGCAGCTTTACGATTCTTGCCGGTGCTCTGGATCGTACGGCTGTTGAATGTACACGGATTAGCCATGAGGCTCCCTTCGGCGTCGGCTATGGGATCTGCACCTATCGGCCTTTGTGTTATGATGCGTCCCGCAGCTTCCTGGAACAGTATGAAGCGCAAGAAGAGAAAAAGAATGCGAAGATAAGCAGTGATCCGTACGCTGCCTTGGCGAGGCAGACCATTTCTCTTTATGTAACGACGGGGAAGATACTGTCTCTTCCACAGTCATTACCGCAGGAACTGTATTCTGCGCGCCATGGGGTCTTTGTATCGATTCATGAGTTTGGCGAACTTCGCGGGTGCATAGGAACAATTCATCCGGTCCAGAAGAATGTTGGTCTTGAGATTATCCACAACGCCATCAGCGCCTGCGCACGTGATCCGCGCTTTGAACCGGTGACGGCGCAGGAGCTGCCATATCTCACGGTTTCGGTCGATGAGCTTTCTGAGCCCGAAACCGTGGCCTTGGATTACAGGTTCAATGTTAAAAAAGATGGCATTCTTGTGTCCAAGGATAGTCGGCGGGGTGTTCTTCTTCCGGATCTGGAGGGGGTTGATACGCCTCAGCAGCAATTTTCAATTGCCTGCAGAAAAGCCGGTATTTCGCCGTCGGAAGCGGGGATTGTGCGCCAGCGGTTTGAGGTGATCCGCCATGTCTGA
- the hypB gene encoding hydrogenase nickel incorporation protein HypB, whose product MSEVKVINVNVGVFEENNRIADRVRELNKESGTFLVNIMASPGAGKTSVLLRTIAALKDAYRIGVMEADIDATVDAEKMKQAGVRSIQVHTGGECAMDASMTMQAIKEFDAGGLDLLFLENVGNLVCPAEQDTGSNINVEILSVPEGDDKPLKYPLMFQVCQCILVNKTDTRKFFAFDDAAFVQRIHDLNPDAKIIFLSAKTGEGFEEWISWLKEQIERPGTKSGGKE is encoded by the coding sequence ATGTCTGAAGTCAAAGTGATCAACGTCAACGTCGGCGTCTTTGAAGAAAACAACCGGATTGCCGACCGGGTACGTGAACTTAACAAAGAGAGCGGAACCTTCCTGGTCAATATCATGGCTTCGCCCGGTGCCGGTAAGACGTCGGTGCTGCTGCGGACGATTGCAGCATTAAAGGATGCGTACCGGATCGGTGTTATGGAAGCTGACATCGATGCGACCGTCGACGCCGAGAAGATGAAGCAGGCAGGCGTCCGCTCAATCCAGGTTCATACAGGCGGCGAATGTGCCATGGACGCGTCCATGACCATGCAGGCGATCAAAGAGTTTGACGCCGGCGGTCTGGATCTTCTGTTTCTTGAAAATGTGGGCAATCTCGTGTGCCCCGCAGAACAGGACACCGGCTCCAATATCAATGTCGAAATTCTCTCTGTACCTGAGGGCGATGATAAGCCGCTCAAGTATCCGCTGATGTTCCAGGTGTGTCAGTGCATTCTGGTCAACAAGACCGATACACGGAAATTCTTCGCGTTTGATGATGCGGCCTTTGTGCAGCGGATCCATGATTTAAATCCGGATGCGAAGATCATCTTCCTTTCGGCAAAAACCGGAGAAGGATTTGAGGAATGGATTTCCTGGCTCAAGGAACAGATCGAACGGCCAGGAACAAAATCAGGAGGCAAGGAATGA
- a CDS encoding O-methyltransferase, whose amino-acid sequence MRVDLKKLEDEARRKDIPLMFDDGMNYLCDYLNFHPEVMRILEAGTAVGWSSMKMASVRDNITIDTIEIDEERYQAAKKNIAAAGLDDRIFCWNMDALDYATVKYYDLFFIDAAKSQYARMVRHFLAFSYVGSVFVFDNLNFHGIVDDPSLSNNRSTLQMTRKIAKFRDWLAGNDAFATEFHPEIGDGIAFAKRVK is encoded by the coding sequence ATGCGTGTTGATCTGAAGAAGCTGGAAGACGAGGCGAGGCGGAAGGATATTCCGCTGATGTTTGACGATGGGATGAATTATCTTTGCGATTACCTGAACTTTCATCCGGAAGTGATGCGGATTCTGGAGGCGGGGACGGCTGTCGGCTGGTCGAGCATGAAGATGGCATCGGTGCGCGACAACATTACGATCGATACGATCGAGATTGATGAAGAGCGCTATCAGGCGGCGAAGAAAAACATCGCGGCGGCGGGGCTGGATGATCGCATCTTCTGCTGGAACATGGATGCGCTCGACTATGCGACGGTAAAGTACTATGATCTGTTCTTTATTGATGCGGCCAAGTCGCAGTATGCACGTATGGTTAGGCATTTTCTTGCCTTTTCCTATGTGGGGTCCGTCTTTGTGTTCGACAACCTCAATTTCCATGGCATCGTCGATGATCCTTCGCTTTCAAACAATCGCTCGACGCTGCAGATGACGCGCAAGATTGCAAAGTTTCGCGACTGGCTGGCTGGCAACGATGCGTTTGCGACAGAGTTTCATCCGGAAATTGGAGATGGGATTGCGTTTGCAAAAAGGGTGAAATAA
- the rplK gene encoding 50S ribosomal protein L11, which translates to MAKKVAKISKLQFPAGGAKPGPALAAAGINMPKFCTEFNDKTKDRKGDIVPVIITAYEDKSFDFVLKTTPAAVLLKKAAGVETASGTPNKTTAGKITAAQLKEIAEYKMPDLNANDVDAAMKIIAGTAKNMGIAIEGWEAK; encoded by the coding sequence ATGGCAAAGAAAGTTGCAAAGATCAGCAAACTTCAGTTCCCGGCCGGCGGTGCGAAACCGGGACCTGCTCTGGCAGCTGCAGGCATCAACATGCCGAAGTTCTGCACAGAGTTCAATGACAAGACCAAGGATCGCAAGGGCGACATTGTTCCTGTTATCATCACCGCTTATGAGGATAAGTCGTTTGACTTCGTTCTCAAGACGACTCCGGCAGCAGTTCTTCTGAAGAAGGCTGCAGGCGTTGAGACTGCATCCGGTACGCCGAACAAGACGACGGCCGGCAAGATTACGGCTGCTCAGCTCAAGGAGATCGCTGAGTACAAGATGCCGGATCTGAACGCAAACGATGTTGATGCGGCAATGAAGATCATTGCCGGCACGGCCAAGAATATGGGCATCGCAATTGAAGGCTGGGAGGCAAAGTAA
- a CDS encoding RpiB/LacA/LacB family sugar-phosphate isomerase codes for MKIALINEDSQASKNGLIYKTLKEVADEKGYTVYNYGMYGVEGETRRTYVMNGLLAGILLNSKAADFVVTGCGTGMGAMLACNSFPGVTCGFAVDPTDSYLFSQINGGNAISLPFAKGFGWGAELNLKLLFQRLFAEEMGGGYPKERAVFEKENASILAGVKKISYRPMIDVLKDMDPDFVKRAISSEKFAEYFYSNCQDQEIAEYLRSL; via the coding sequence ATGAAAATTGCATTGATTAATGAAGACAGCCAGGCATCAAAGAATGGACTCATTTACAAGACACTGAAAGAAGTGGCTGACGAAAAAGGATATACAGTTTATAACTACGGCATGTATGGCGTGGAAGGCGAAACGCGCCGCACGTATGTGATGAACGGTCTTCTGGCGGGGATTCTTCTGAACTCTAAGGCGGCTGATTTTGTCGTAACCGGCTGCGGTACAGGCATGGGAGCGATGCTTGCATGCAACAGCTTTCCAGGTGTGACGTGCGGTTTTGCGGTTGATCCGACGGATTCCTATCTGTTTTCGCAGATCAATGGCGGTAATGCGATTTCTCTTCCCTTTGCCAAGGGCTTTGGCTGGGGTGCGGAGCTTAATCTGAAGCTTCTGTTCCAGCGCCTGTTTGCGGAAGAAATGGGCGGCGGCTATCCGAAGGAGAGAGCGGTCTTTGAAAAGGAAAACGCCAGCATTCTTGCAGGTGTCAAGAAGATTTCCTATCGTCCGATGATCGATGTCTTGAAAGATATGGATCCGGACTTTGTGAAACGTGCAATCAGCAGTGAGAAGTTTGCGGAATACTTCTATTCTAACTGCCAGGATCAGGAGATTGCTGAGTATCTACGCTCGCTTTGA
- a CDS encoding TPM domain-containing protein produces the protein MRNMIKHLTILLACMLTMSWSLLPVHSEGSCIIDDAGVLTTEEYSTLEQAAEEICTANEIGIYVVFTDTMHGYSDSEFAEYTYYNHGLGWGDGKSGILLAVAVEDRYFDSFSYGAATDVFTTSELDNLNDIVLDYFRNDDWNGGAQAFLNQAASILENSDYAYYEPVYTDPPISQHLVETTPQQRKEQFFSYLPWAAIAAAVLAFIINLVRRQALNNTGIQKNAGIYQNKKLDLEVYQDYFMFRNRTVRHVPKPPQDSGSLNGGSGATYHSSGGMHSSGGHHF, from the coding sequence ATGCGGAACATGATAAAACACCTGACCATCCTGCTGGCATGCATGCTGACAATGTCATGGTCCCTTCTGCCGGTACATAGCGAAGGCAGCTGCATCATTGATGATGCTGGTGTATTAACAACGGAAGAGTATTCAACACTCGAACAGGCGGCCGAAGAAATCTGCACTGCCAACGAAATCGGCATCTATGTCGTCTTCACCGATACGATGCACGGCTACAGTGACAGTGAGTTTGCCGAATACACCTATTACAACCATGGCTTAGGCTGGGGCGATGGAAAAAGCGGCATCCTGCTCGCCGTTGCCGTCGAGGATCGTTATTTTGACAGCTTCAGCTATGGTGCCGCGACCGATGTCTTTACAACCAGTGAACTCGACAATCTCAACGATATTGTCCTGGACTATTTCCGTAACGATGACTGGAACGGCGGCGCCCAGGCATTCCTTAATCAAGCGGCTTCCATCCTGGAAAACAGTGATTACGCCTACTACGAACCGGTCTATACCGATCCACCCATCAGCCAGCATCTCGTAGAAACGACGCCTCAGCAGCGCAAGGAACAATTCTTCAGCTATCTGCCATGGGCAGCGATCGCAGCAGCAGTCCTGGCATTCATCATCAATCTGGTACGCCGACAGGCGCTGAACAACACAGGCATACAGAAAAACGCTGGCATCTACCAGAACAAGAAGCTGGATCTGGAAGTATATCAGGATTACTTTATGTTCCGAAACCGCACCGTTCGCCACGTTCCAAAGCCACCGCAGGATTCCGGCAGCCTAAACGGAGGAAGCGGAGCCACGTATCATTCCTCAGGCGGAATGCACAGTTCCGGCGGCCATCATTTCTAA